The genome window CTCGGTAATGCCAGTACGGCTCTCACTACGATCATACTTGTCAATGTCTGGCGAAACCTTGGATTCTACGTGCTTGTAATTCTAGCGGCGATACTGGATATTTCGCCTGAACTGATAGAAGCTGCTTATATCGATGGAGCAAACAACTGGAAGATAACATGGAGAATAATATTCCCCTTAGCTTTTTCTACATTTAGAACGCTAGCAATTCTCCTTTTCATATGGAGTTTCAATATATTCGACATGGTCTACGCACTTGAAGGCGTGCAGGCTGGTCCGTACAGATCTACGGACGTTCTCGGGACTCTCTTCTATAGAACGGCTTTCGGGGGATTGGGTAGCGGAGCTGTTGATATGGGGTTGGGAGCTTCGGTAACCGTCTTCATTTTCGCCATAGTCATGCCTGTCTCAATACTGTATGTGTATATTGTTGAGAAAAGGCAGAGGGGTGTTTGAAATATGTTGAAGCTTAGTCTTTTCGGAAAGATAATTGTCTATTTCCTGCTTGCCGTCTATTGCCTGATTATTCTGGTTCCCTTCTTCATAATGATCATGAACTCGCTCAAATCAATGAGAGAGATCTATCTGCAGCCCTTTTCATTCCCATCAAAGGTTCTGTTTGAGAACTATTC of Mesotoga infera contains these proteins:
- a CDS encoding carbohydrate ABC transporter permease, which codes for MLKLSLFGKIIVYFLLAVYCLIILVPFFIMIMNSLKSMREIYLQPFSFPSKVLFENYS
- a CDS encoding sugar ABC transporter permease, with translation MQIKLRYLLVFILPALILYSVFIIYPLFDSLILSFFSWSGVGARTFVGLKNFQTLFTGSFSKELFNAFFHNVYFFIMLTILELGLGFLIALMLASKIKGAGAFRVVTYIPNMIPLVLVGFMWVLFLNPQAGLVNQFLRLIGLGKFAQPWLGNASTALTTIILVNVWRNLGFYVLVILAAILDISPELIEAAYIDGANNWKITWRIIFPLAFSTFRTLAILLFIWSFNIFDMVYALEGVQAGPYRSTDVLGTLFYRTAFGGLGSGAVDMGLGASVTVFIFAIVMPVSILYVYIVEKRQRGV